One stretch of Pseudobdellovibrionaceae bacterium DNA includes these proteins:
- a CDS encoding NAD+ synthase: MRIGVSQINPVLGDFEFNADKILKEVHRARERRCDLVVFPESAIFGYHPFDLLERPELVARQEKAFAKLHRSLPKDIGVVLGLIVRNPAKKGRPFFNAAAVIEKGRKPIIFHKQLLPTGDVFDEARFIETGDLSKNVFRFRGKKFFLTICEDIWAWPDGKGRSDYRENPLAKVKEKKVDFIINLSASPFYPGKDKVRRQLVRQTAKHLNAPMLYCNLVGAQDEIVFDGGSFILDPKGKSLLRCQSFQEDFGFYDLESKEGSIRYDGPTGIEQIRQAMVLGLRDFCRKSGFSKVHLGLSGGIDSAVVAAVAVDALGPANVRCFYLPTEFSAAESGEASRQLAKNLGIELQEISIQGMFEKVRGELDRALGIDKFGLPHENLQSRLRGMALMFYSNSSSSMLLGTSNKSELATGYSTLYGDLCAGFLPLGDLTKGQVFALAEHYNREYELIPRFIIDRPPSAELRPNQKDQDSLPPYEQLDNSVEHLVQNSGKIRNDTDAWLLKALFRSEFKRWQAPPILKLSKHAFGRGRRFPVAHRSPLA; the protein is encoded by the coding sequence ATGCGCATCGGCGTTTCACAAATCAATCCAGTTCTAGGCGATTTCGAGTTCAACGCGGATAAGATCCTCAAAGAGGTCCACCGTGCGCGCGAGCGGCGCTGTGATCTGGTGGTCTTTCCGGAATCCGCGATTTTCGGTTACCACCCATTCGATCTGTTAGAGCGGCCCGAGCTGGTCGCGCGACAAGAGAAAGCCTTCGCGAAACTTCACCGCTCGCTGCCGAAAGATATCGGCGTGGTGCTGGGGCTGATCGTACGCAACCCCGCGAAAAAGGGGCGACCCTTCTTCAACGCCGCTGCGGTGATCGAAAAGGGGCGCAAGCCGATCATCTTCCACAAACAGCTTTTGCCGACGGGCGATGTCTTTGACGAAGCCCGCTTCATCGAGACCGGGGATCTCTCCAAGAACGTCTTCCGGTTCCGCGGCAAAAAATTCTTCCTGACGATTTGCGAGGACATTTGGGCTTGGCCGGACGGTAAAGGCCGCAGCGATTATCGTGAAAATCCACTCGCGAAAGTGAAAGAGAAGAAGGTCGATTTCATCATCAACCTCAGCGCGTCGCCTTTTTATCCGGGCAAGGACAAGGTTCGTCGTCAACTCGTGCGGCAAACCGCGAAACATCTCAATGCGCCCATGCTTTATTGCAATCTGGTCGGTGCGCAGGACGAAATCGTTTTCGATGGTGGCAGCTTCATTCTGGATCCGAAGGGAAAGTCGCTTCTGCGTTGCCAAAGCTTCCAAGAAGATTTCGGTTTCTACGACCTCGAGTCGAAAGAGGGAAGCATCCGCTACGATGGACCCACCGGGATCGAGCAGATTCGCCAAGCGATGGTTCTGGGACTGAGGGATTTCTGCCGGAAGTCCGGGTTCTCGAAAGTTCATCTGGGTTTGAGCGGCGGGATCGATTCGGCGGTGGTCGCCGCGGTGGCGGTCGACGCCTTGGGACCGGCGAATGTTCGTTGTTTCTACCTGCCGACGGAATTCAGTGCGGCTGAGTCCGGCGAGGCTTCGCGCCAACTCGCTAAGAATTTGGGAATCGAGCTGCAGGAAATTTCGATTCAAGGCATGTTCGAGAAGGTGCGCGGCGAACTCGACCGCGCATTGGGGATCGACAAGTTCGGTTTGCCGCACGAGAACCTGCAATCCCGACTGCGGGGCATGGCCCTGATGTTCTATTCGAACTCCTCTTCGTCGATGCTGCTGGGGACGAGCAATAAAAGTGAACTGGCGACGGGATATTCCACGCTTTACGGGGACCTCTGCGCGGGCTTTTTACCCTTAGGGGATTTGACGAAAGGTCAGGTCTTCGCGCTGGCGGAACATTACAATCGCGAATACGAGCTGATCCCGCGTTTCATCATTGATCGTCCGCCTTCCGCGGAGCTACGGCCGAATCAAAAAGATCAGGATTCGCTGCCGCCTTATGAGCAATTGGACAATTCGGTTGAGCATTTGGTTCAGAACTCCGGAAAAATCCGTAACGACACCGATGCTTGGCTTTTAAAGGCGCTTTTCCGTTCGGAGTTCAAGCGCTGGCAGGCGCCACCGATTCTGAAGTTATCGAAACATGCCTTTGGGCGTGGCCGTCGATTCCCGGTCGCCCATCGTTCACCACTGGCCTGA
- a CDS encoding DUF2203 family protein — translation MEKLFELKGPRIMSRVEAQRLIPVIIKLTERTKKEVQILVQKLELVRQVDEEQANQIENQIDDVMNVWRDQVTRLGGKPKGVWIVDFDNGHGYFCWKYPEPEIRCEHGYNDGYPSRRELPPMMEEPRP, via the coding sequence ATGGAGAAGCTTTTTGAGCTGAAGGGGCCCAGAATCATGAGTCGGGTGGAAGCCCAACGACTGATTCCGGTGATCATCAAACTGACTGAACGGACCAAAAAAGAAGTCCAGATTCTCGTGCAGAAACTGGAACTCGTCCGGCAGGTCGACGAAGAACAAGCCAACCAAATCGAAAATCAAATCGACGACGTCATGAACGTCTGGCGCGACCAGGTCACACGTTTGGGCGGCAAGCCCAAGGGCGTCTGGATCGTCGATTTCGACAACGGCCATGGCTATTTCTGCTGGAAATATCCCGAGCCCGAGATTCGTTGTGAGCACGGTTATAACGACGGCTATCCGTCCCGCCGCGAGCTCCCGCCGATGATGGAAGAACCGCGTCCTTGA
- the rimO gene encoding 30S ribosomal protein S12 methylthiotransferase RimO — MSEKVHFISLGCPKNLVDSEIMAGTLMKDGFQVVGDAEGADTVVINTCGFIEDSKKESISRILDMAKLKEGGQVGRIVVAGCLTQRYKNDLVEGLPEADLFVGSGEFQNISKILKSHKGGNTQKTFFNLPTYLQEESTPRVNSQPRHRAYLKISEGCLKRCAFCAIPLIRGNLQSRNMQNVVNEAKLLAAGGVKELIIISHDFTDYGWDLRRKNKEAIETPVELLRELCKVEGIEWIRMLYLYPDGVTPELIQLMKEQPKLVRYFDMPLQHINDQVLKSMNRKMTRAEIEDVLKMIRTELPDAVIRTQFIVGFPGETQEQFEEILEFLVDQQFDRVGCFQYSPEESTPGGKMPNQLDEETKQERYEAVMEVQQNISRERHRDMIGRVLDVIVEGYSEETELLLQGRTSQQAPEIDGVVLINDGQAEIGTIVKVEITDSMEYDLIGRVVMEN, encoded by the coding sequence ATGAGCGAAAAAGTCCACTTTATCTCACTGGGTTGCCCCAAAAATCTCGTCGATAGCGAAATCATGGCCGGCACCCTGATGAAAGATGGTTTTCAAGTCGTCGGCGATGCCGAAGGTGCGGATACCGTCGTCATCAATACCTGCGGCTTCATCGAAGATTCGAAAAAAGAATCGATCTCGCGCATTCTCGATATGGCGAAGCTGAAAGAAGGCGGCCAAGTCGGACGTATCGTCGTCGCCGGTTGCCTCACGCAACGTTACAAGAACGATCTTGTCGAAGGTCTTCCCGAAGCGGACTTGTTCGTCGGTTCGGGTGAGTTCCAGAATATTTCGAAGATTCTGAAAAGCCACAAAGGTGGCAACACGCAGAAGACGTTCTTCAATCTGCCGACCTACCTGCAGGAAGAGAGCACGCCCCGCGTGAACTCGCAGCCCCGTCACCGCGCCTACCTGAAGATTTCGGAAGGCTGCTTGAAGCGTTGCGCTTTCTGCGCGATTCCGCTGATCCGCGGAAATCTGCAGTCGCGGAATATGCAAAACGTCGTGAACGAAGCGAAGCTCCTGGCGGCGGGCGGCGTGAAAGAGCTGATCATCATCAGCCATGATTTCACGGACTACGGTTGGGATCTCCGTCGTAAAAACAAAGAAGCCATCGAAACTCCGGTCGAGCTTTTGCGTGAGCTGTGCAAGGTCGAAGGCATCGAGTGGATCCGCATGCTGTATCTCTATCCGGACGGCGTGACGCCGGAGCTGATCCAATTGATGAAAGAGCAACCGAAGCTCGTTCGTTACTTCGATATGCCCTTGCAACACATCAACGACCAGGTATTGAAGTCGATGAACCGCAAGATGACCCGCGCGGAAATCGAAGATGTGCTGAAGATGATCCGCACGGAGCTTCCGGACGCGGTTATCCGCACGCAGTTCATCGTCGGTTTCCCCGGCGAGACGCAAGAGCAGTTCGAAGAGATCCTGGAGTTCCTCGTCGATCAACAATTCGATCGCGTGGGTTGCTTCCAGTACTCTCCGGAAGAGAGCACTCCCGGCGGTAAAATGCCGAACCAGCTCGACGAAGAGACCAAACAGGAGCGTTACGAAGCCGTCATGGAAGTGCAGCAGAACATTTCGCGTGAACGTCATCGCGATATGATCGGCCGTGTCCTGGACGTCATCGTCGAGGGCTACTCGGAAGAGACCGAGCTTCTTCTGCAGGGTCGGACTTCGCAGCAGGCGCCGGAAATCGATGGCGTCGTTTTGATCAACGACGGCCAAGCGGAAATCGGAACCATCGTGAAAGTCGAAATCACCGACAGCATGGAATACGACCTGATCGGTCGCGTGGTGATGGAAAACTGA
- a CDS encoding outer-membrane lipoprotein carrier protein LolA, whose product MKLTTALLSMAFLFSAVQASAEVSKKQLGDLRSTIIRYQKAAYVEIDLEKTVVSEILGREKTNKGKAFLASKRFRLELNEPDKSLIVYDGGTLWNAQYPPEGSGGKVQVAKAKLDKKNQNQILLGDLLVEQGLMAKFDMLDAKQDGTTLEITAKPKSTQIQVSDLKFRINTKDKVFNEVEYSDELGNKTTMKFSGTVFQKKKNAKIFQYTPEKGAQVTEL is encoded by the coding sequence ATGAAACTGACAACCGCGCTTCTGTCGATGGCCTTTCTGTTTTCGGCCGTACAAGCCTCTGCCGAGGTTTCGAAAAAGCAGTTGGGCGATCTGCGATCGACGATCATCCGCTACCAAAAGGCGGCGTATGTGGAAATTGATCTTGAGAAGACCGTCGTTTCCGAAATCCTGGGGCGCGAAAAGACCAACAAAGGCAAAGCCTTCCTTGCGTCGAAACGTTTTCGCCTGGAGCTCAACGAGCCCGACAAGTCGCTGATCGTTTACGACGGCGGCACGTTGTGGAACGCGCAGTATCCTCCCGAAGGCAGCGGCGGCAAAGTGCAGGTCGCGAAAGCGAAGCTGGATAAGAAAAATCAGAATCAGATCCTGCTGGGGGACCTGTTGGTGGAACAGGGCCTGATGGCGAAGTTCGACATGCTGGATGCGAAACAGGACGGCACGACCTTGGAAATCACGGCGAAGCCGAAGAGCACGCAGATCCAAGTCAGCGATCTGAAGTTCCGCATCAATACCAAAGACAAAGTCTTCAACGAAGTCGAGTACTCGGACGAACTCGGCAACAAAACTACGATGAAGTTCTCGGGAACCGTTTTTCAGAAGAAGAAAAACGCCAAGATCTTTCAATACACCCCTGAGAAGGGCGCGCAGGTCACCGAATTATGA
- a CDS encoding phosphoribosyltransferase, with product MPQESDALSSAILGLKGRGREKTWAELAQLFINQHAVEVFQKSEIRLFALPNSNPYRTHAADFAKGFAEILGVEGEELAQAATWGLPQKRKTRRQRLSDVRRVSMAPEARGGLRARGTPEDPARTVLWVLVDDIVTTGATSLMALRSLQEKSEGAGNSYEIWSLARRSRLAP from the coding sequence GTGCCGCAAGAGAGTGATGCCCTTTCGTCCGCGATTCTGGGTTTGAAGGGAAGGGGGCGGGAAAAGACCTGGGCCGAGCTGGCGCAACTTTTCATAAACCAGCACGCCGTGGAGGTCTTTCAAAAGTCCGAGATCCGATTGTTCGCCCTGCCGAACTCGAACCCGTACCGCACCCACGCGGCAGACTTTGCCAAGGGTTTCGCCGAGATCCTGGGGGTCGAAGGGGAAGAGCTGGCACAGGCGGCCACTTGGGGCCTGCCGCAGAAGCGGAAGACGCGCCGACAGCGGCTCTCGGACGTCCGCCGCGTCTCCATGGCGCCGGAAGCGAGAGGCGGACTCCGGGCGAGGGGGACTCCCGAAGACCCCGCCAGGACCGTCCTATGGGTTCTGGTCGATGATATTGTAACGACCGGAGCGACCAGCTTGATGGCGTTGCGCAGCCTCCAGGAGAAGAGCGAGGGTGCTGGAAATTCCTACGAAATTTGGAGTCTGGCCCGCCGAAGCCGCCTTGCGCCATAG
- a CDS encoding 23S rRNA (pseudouridine(1915)-N(3))-methyltransferase RlmH: MKFVLLTLKSAKPAWVKEGLEDYLRKIDPLQKIEMLEVTGSTGASRENSEVKKKEDSKSLLAALKDDDYVVLFDERGQSLDSEGFAKKINQFQMSGKKRIVFIIGGAYGVNDDVKSRAQTTISFSKLVMNHWVAQIVALEQIYRGFAILKGLPYHNV, encoded by the coding sequence ATGAAGTTCGTCCTCTTGACCCTGAAATCCGCGAAACCCGCTTGGGTGAAGGAAGGTCTCGAGGACTATCTGCGCAAAATCGATCCCCTCCAGAAGATCGAGATGTTGGAAGTCACGGGCTCAACCGGGGCTTCTCGCGAAAACTCCGAAGTGAAAAAGAAAGAAGACTCCAAGTCGCTGCTCGCGGCGCTGAAGGACGACGATTACGTCGTGCTGTTCGATGAGCGGGGGCAAAGCCTGGATTCGGAAGGCTTCGCGAAGAAGATCAATCAATTCCAAATGAGCGGAAAGAAACGAATCGTCTTCATCATCGGCGGAGCCTACGGCGTGAACGATGATGTGAAATCCCGTGCGCAAACGACGATCAGCTTTTCGAAACTCGTGATGAACCACTGGGTGGCCCAGATCGTCGCGCTCGAGCAAATTTATCGCGGCTTCGCGATCCTGAAGGGCCTGCCTTACCATAATGTTTGA
- the nadD gene encoding nicotinate (nicotinamide) nucleotide adenylyltransferase produces MKIGILGGSFNPPHFGHLNVARTVKEKAGLNELRVIPSAKNPLKKKIDGPSAEERLDLTRIAFSDLGAGYVVDDREVKRGKTSYTIQTLEELKAEHPNDELSLVIGMDLLNELEEWKDWKKILDIANLVVCSRPGFELPRTQEDLPEFLQPLITDQDFNFFTLKSGKELQFLQLKDVEVSATDLRKWLRSGRSVEKYLPLGVELKIKNSGLYAPLKEKIGDYEEFAKFVANVLFERKAIGVRGFDLRPMTAPSEFAVICSATSTRHATALAEAVADAVKTEFNVYPQSLEGADEGRWVLVDYGSLIVHVFYDYIRQEYSLENLWAQGKDLKLQDPTLK; encoded by the coding sequence ATGAAGATCGGTATTCTGGGTGGAAGTTTTAACCCGCCTCACTTTGGTCATTTGAATGTGGCGCGCACGGTAAAGGAAAAGGCGGGTTTGAATGAACTGCGCGTGATCCCCAGTGCGAAAAATCCGCTGAAGAAAAAAATCGACGGCCCTTCGGCGGAAGAGCGTTTGGATCTGACCCGCATCGCGTTTTCGGATCTGGGCGCCGGTTACGTCGTCGACGACCGTGAAGTGAAGCGCGGCAAGACCAGCTACACGATCCAAACTTTGGAAGAGCTCAAAGCGGAACATCCCAACGACGAGCTGTCGTTGGTGATCGGGATGGATCTTCTGAACGAACTGGAAGAGTGGAAAGACTGGAAGAAGATCCTCGACATCGCGAACCTGGTCGTTTGCTCGCGTCCCGGCTTTGAACTGCCGCGGACCCAAGAGGACCTTCCGGAGTTCCTGCAACCCTTGATCACCGACCAGGATTTCAACTTCTTCACTTTGAAATCGGGTAAGGAACTTCAGTTTCTGCAGCTGAAGGACGTCGAAGTTTCGGCGACGGATCTGCGTAAGTGGCTGCGTAGCGGCCGCTCGGTCGAAAAATATTTGCCGCTTGGTGTGGAACTGAAGATTAAAAATTCGGGTCTCTACGCTCCGCTCAAAGAGAAAATCGGCGACTACGAGGAGTTCGCGAAATTTGTCGCGAATGTGCTGTTTGAGCGCAAAGCCATCGGCGTACGCGGATTCGACCTGCGTCCGATGACGGCGCCGTCCGAATTCGCGGTGATCTGCTCGGCGACATCGACCCGTCACGCGACGGCGCTGGCCGAAGCCGTGGCCGATGCGGTGAAAACCGAATTCAACGTCTATCCGCAGTCACTTGAGGGCGCCGATGAAGGTCGTTGGGTGCTGGTCGATTACGGCTCGCTGATCGTTCACGTTTTCTACGATTACATCCGTCAGGAATACAGCCTCGAGAACCTGTGGGCGCAGGGTAAAGACCTGAAGCTCCAAGATCCCACGCTGAAATAG
- the obgE gene encoding GTPase ObgE, protein MKFIDEIKIRIASGHGGPGKVSFRREAMTPRGGPDGGDGGKGGDLIFRAFPNSNSLVDFRPMKRYAAPNGNPGESSNCAGADGEDLVLLVPPGTVVRGEDGQVLADLTDVQEVVLLKGGRGGKGNWFFKNSVNQAPEKAQPGEDEQEMTVTLELKLIADVGIIGLPNAGKSTLISRISAARPKIADYPFTTLTPNLGVVKAGEFTSFVVADIPGLIRGAHQGVGLGIQFLKHIERTRVFVHMIDTSSGEVDIALQAYRDINEELVQYDRMNKERDGFFPLTTRTQLVVLNKIDTLTEAKLTAMKAAFKKETGEEPLAISAVAGKNVDQLLYRLREHVFPSEKGT, encoded by the coding sequence ATGAAGTTTATCGACGAGATCAAGATTCGAATCGCTTCTGGGCATGGGGGGCCTGGTAAAGTCAGTTTCCGGCGTGAGGCCATGACACCGCGGGGTGGACCCGATGGTGGTGATGGCGGTAAGGGCGGCGATCTGATTTTCCGTGCATTCCCTAACTCCAACTCTCTCGTCGATTTTCGACCGATGAAAAGATACGCCGCTCCGAATGGAAATCCCGGCGAGTCCTCGAATTGCGCGGGCGCGGACGGGGAAGACCTCGTTCTGCTCGTCCCTCCGGGGACGGTGGTGCGCGGTGAAGACGGCCAAGTTTTGGCGGATTTGACCGACGTTCAAGAGGTTGTCCTTTTGAAGGGCGGTCGCGGCGGCAAAGGGAACTGGTTCTTTAAAAACAGTGTGAACCAGGCTCCCGAAAAGGCCCAACCGGGCGAAGACGAACAAGAAATGACCGTGACTTTAGAGCTCAAGCTGATCGCCGACGTCGGTATCATCGGGCTTCCGAACGCGGGAAAGTCGACGCTGATTTCGCGCATCTCGGCCGCACGGCCCAAGATTGCGGACTATCCTTTCACCACGTTGACGCCGAACCTCGGTGTCGTCAAAGCGGGTGAGTTCACCTCGTTCGTCGTTGCGGATATCCCGGGTTTGATCCGGGGTGCGCACCAGGGCGTGGGTTTGGGCATTCAATTTTTGAAACACATCGAGCGCACGCGGGTGTTCGTGCATATGATCGACACCTCTTCGGGTGAAGTTGATATCGCGCTGCAAGCTTATCGCGATATCAACGAAGAACTGGTGCAGTACGATCGCATGAACAAAGAGCGTGATGGATTCTTCCCGTTGACGACGCGGACTCAGTTGGTCGTTCTGAACAAGATCGACACTTTGACGGAAGCGAAACTCACGGCGATGAAGGCCGCGTTCAAAAAAGAAACGGGCGAAGAGCCCCTCGCGATCTCGGCGGTCGCGGGTAAAAACGTGGATCAACTGCTGTACCGTTTGCGTGAGCACGTTTTTCCCTCGGAAAAGGGGACGTAA
- the rpmA gene encoding 50S ribosomal protein L27, whose translation MASKKAGGSTKNGRDSQSKRLGVKRFGGQLVQPGTIIVRQRGTKFHMGTNVKMGRDHTIYSIIEGLVKFERDSKTRFRISVYPKAEAKTA comes from the coding sequence ATGGCAAGTAAGAAGGCCGGCGGTAGTACAAAGAACGGACGCGACTCACAAAGTAAACGCCTTGGCGTGAAACGCTTCGGTGGTCAGTTGGTGCAGCCGGGCACCATTATCGTCCGTCAACGCGGAACTAAATTCCACATGGGCACGAACGTGAAAATGGGCCGTGACCACACCATCTACTCGATCATCGAGGGCCTGGTGAAATTCGAGCGCGATTCGAAAACACGTTTCCGGATCAGCGTCTATCCGAAGGCTGAAGCCAAAACCGCATAG
- the rplU gene encoding 50S ribosomal protein L21: MYAIIRTGGKQYRVEPGDVIRVEKLDNALGSEFNLTEVLMIGGDNPSVGAPLVKDASVTLVVTKQTKDRKVIVFKKKRRQGYRRFKTHRQPFTELFVKSIAFGGNTAKAEGSANVVDVDKSRLERIQSKVDARIARAEARIKGDDTATEAAPKKTAAKKKVAKKAAPAKKKVAKKASGAKKKTAKKKVSKK, translated from the coding sequence ATGTACGCCATTATTCGCACCGGCGGTAAGCAATATCGTGTTGAACCGGGTGATGTGATTCGTGTTGAAAAGCTCGATAATGCTCTGGGTTCTGAGTTTAACCTGACTGAAGTGCTTATGATCGGTGGGGACAATCCCAGCGTGGGCGCGCCTCTCGTCAAAGACGCGAGCGTGACTCTGGTTGTGACGAAACAAACCAAAGATCGCAAAGTCATCGTCTTCAAAAAGAAACGCCGTCAAGGCTATCGCCGCTTCAAGACTCACCGTCAGCCTTTCACAGAGCTGTTCGTGAAGTCGATCGCTTTCGGTGGCAACACCGCGAAGGCGGAAGGTTCGGCGAACGTCGTTGACGTCGATAAGTCTCGCCTGGAGCGCATCCAGTCGAAAGTCGACGCTCGCATTGCTCGTGCCGAAGCACGCATCAAAGGCGACGACACGGCAACAGAAGCCGCTCCCAAGAAAACCGCTGCGAAGAAAAAAGTAGCGAAAAAAGCTGCACCCGCGAAAAAGAAAGTCGCGAAGAAAGCTTCGGGCGCGAAAAAGAAAACCGCTAAGAAAAAAGTTAGCAAGAAATAA
- a CDS encoding HAD family phosphatase, with translation MASDHRHEELRRTLKLDRYKALLFDCDGTIADSMDAHLQAWNIALKKQGGYITAEENQKFAGQPTQKIVDQLNKLRGTQIDGDRVAHEKEEAFLTLIDQIEAIADVAEIVAAFHGMVPMAVVSGGGRRAVLRTLEQLKMKEILPVVIGAEDYEHGKPAPDCFLMAAKALGVQAADCLVFEDAELGIQGAKAAGMGYILVTRAGLDLTKSAY, from the coding sequence ATGGCCAGCGATCACCGCCACGAGGAGCTGCGCCGGACCCTTAAACTGGACCGCTACAAGGCCTTACTTTTCGACTGCGACGGCACGATCGCGGACTCGATGGACGCCCATCTGCAGGCCTGGAATATCGCCCTGAAAAAACAGGGTGGCTACATCACGGCCGAAGAGAACCAAAAGTTCGCGGGCCAGCCCACGCAAAAGATCGTCGATCAGTTGAACAAACTGCGCGGCACGCAGATCGACGGCGACCGCGTCGCGCACGAAAAGGAAGAGGCCTTCTTAACGCTCATCGACCAAATCGAAGCCATCGCGGACGTGGCGGAAATCGTCGCGGCTTTTCATGGGATGGTCCCGATGGCCGTCGTTTCCGGCGGGGGACGTCGGGCCGTTCTGCGCACGCTCGAGCAGTTAAAGATGAAAGAGATCTTACCGGTCGTCATCGGCGCCGAGGACTACGAACACGGAAAGCCGGCGCCCGACTGCTTTTTGATGGCCGCGAAAGCCTTGGGCGTTCAAGCCGCCGACTGCTTGGTCTTCGAAGACGCCGAACTCGGCATCCAAGGCGCGAAGGCCGCCGGGATGGGCTACATCCTCGTGACCCGCGCGGGCCTCGACCTGACGAAGTCGGCGTATTAG
- a CDS encoding TM2 domain-containing protein yields the protein MSTHSTFVGYILWIFGFTGAHRFYFGKPISGTIYFFTFGLLLVGWIIDLFLIPSMGREADRRYRTGPKDYTLAWIFLTFLGMFGVHRFYLGKWITGLIWLLTGGLFLVGYLYDYWTLNGQVDEANR from the coding sequence ATGAGCACGCACAGCACCTTCGTCGGCTACATCCTTTGGATCTTCGGCTTCACCGGAGCCCACCGGTTCTACTTTGGAAAACCGATCAGCGGGACGATTTACTTCTTCACGTTCGGGCTGCTGCTCGTCGGCTGGATCATCGATCTGTTCCTGATTCCGTCCATGGGGCGCGAAGCAGACCGCCGTTACCGCACGGGGCCCAAAGACTATACGCTCGCGTGGATCTTCCTGACCTTCTTGGGGATGTTCGGCGTCCACCGGTTTTATCTCGGGAAATGGATCACCGGCCTGATTTGGCTTTTGACCGGTGGTTTGTTTTTGGTGGGATACCTCTACGACTATTGGACGTTGAACGGCCAAGTCGACGAGGCAAATCGCTAA
- a CDS encoding Rne/Rng family ribonuclease yields MSAEILINCRPNETRVAYVEGGTLTDFKIERKTSPTLVGTIHRGKVIRVLPGMQAAFVDIGLEKAAFLYVGDIRGDLDEGFGDGEGGHERGQSLHDDEDHHLPEPPKTPIQELLKEGQHILVQVAKDPIGTKGARLTTHISLPGRYVVYLPTVRHLGISRRIESEAERERLRSIVQKINPSGGVIVRTAGEAAPDESLRNDVEYLDRLAKEILKSYEKKKGIGPVHQELDVELRALRDLMNEDVSVVWVDDAEVHKKVVKFVSQLMPKYKQNIVHYEERKPLFDMYDVDLEISRSMDRKIWLKSGGYIVVDEAEALVVIDVNTGRFVGKKDLEDTILKTNLEAVREIAHQLRIRNCGGIIIIDFIDMEKDSHREKILTALEEELHSDRARTNIISMSPLGLVEMTRKRIRPSLIKTLCEPCSYCEGKGYLKRKSTVANEIFRELERDLPKIEQQKKANIMVHCHSSIVDWIYEVEGETLNFIEAKVGRSVTFKIEPNYHVEQYEIFII; encoded by the coding sequence ATGTCCGCAGAAATCCTCATCAATTGCCGTCCTAACGAAACCCGCGTGGCCTACGTAGAGGGCGGGACGCTGACCGACTTCAAAATTGAGCGCAAAACCTCCCCGACCTTGGTCGGGACGATCCACCGTGGAAAGGTCATTCGGGTCCTGCCGGGCATGCAGGCGGCCTTTGTGGATATCGGTCTGGAAAAGGCCGCTTTCCTTTACGTCGGCGATATTCGCGGTGACCTGGACGAAGGTTTTGGCGACGGCGAGGGCGGTCACGAGCGCGGCCAAAGTCTGCATGACGACGAAGATCACCATCTGCCCGAGCCTCCGAAAACTCCCATTCAGGAGCTTTTGAAAGAGGGACAACACATCCTCGTGCAGGTCGCGAAAGATCCGATCGGCACGAAGGGCGCGCGTCTGACCACGCACATCTCGTTGCCCGGTCGTTACGTCGTCTATTTGCCCACGGTTCGCCACTTGGGGATCTCGCGCCGGATCGAAAGTGAAGCCGAACGCGAACGTCTGCGTTCCATCGTGCAAAAGATCAACCCGTCCGGCGGCGTGATCGTGCGTACGGCGGGCGAAGCCGCTCCCGACGAATCCTTGCGTAACGACGTCGAATATCTCGATCGCTTGGCGAAAGAGATTTTGAAGAGCTACGAAAAGAAAAAGGGCATCGGTCCCGTCCATCAAGAGTTGGACGTCGAGCTGCGCGCGCTCCGCGATCTGATGAACGAAGATGTGTCGGTCGTTTGGGTTGACGACGCCGAAGTTCACAAAAAAGTCGTCAAATTCGTGTCCCAGCTGATGCCGAAATACAAACAGAACATCGTGCACTACGAAGAGCGTAAACCGCTGTTCGATATGTACGACGTCGACCTCGAGATTTCGCGTTCGATGGATCGCAAGATCTGGCTGAAGTCCGGCGGTTACATCGTCGTCGATGAAGCCGAAGCCCTCGTCGTGATCGACGTGAACACGGGCCGTTTCGTCGGTAAAAAAGATCTTGAGGACACGATCCTGAAGACGAACCTCGAAGCCGTACGCGAGATCGCGCATCAGCTGCGCATCCGTAACTGCGGCGGAATCATCATCATCGACTTCATCGACATGGAAAAAGACTCCCATCGCGAAAAGATCCTGACCGCGCTGGAAGAAGAGCTCCACAGCGACCGCGCGCGTACGAACATCATTTCGATGTCGCCGTTGGGTCTGGTCGAGATGACCCGTAAGCGCATCCGCCCGAGTCTGATCAAAACGTTATGCGAACCCTGCTCTTATTGCGAAGGGAAGGGCTACCTGAAACGCAAGTCGACGGTCGCGAACGAGATTTTCCGCGAACTCGAACGCGATTTGCCGAAGATCGAGCAGCAGAAGAAAGCGAACATCATGGTCCACTGCCACAGCTCGATCGTCGACTGGATCTACGAAGTCGAAGGGGAGACCTTGAATTTCATCGAAGCCAAAGTCGGCCGCTCGGTGACCTTCAAGATCGAGCCGAACTACCACGTCGAGCAGTACGAGATCTTCATCATCTAA